The following proteins are encoded in a genomic region of Hippopotamus amphibius kiboko isolate mHipAmp2 chromosome 8, mHipAmp2.hap2, whole genome shotgun sequence:
- the FASTKD2 gene encoding FAST kinase domain-containing protein 2, mitochondrial isoform X1: MSFFFFISRSDVCVILTPLKPFKSVSVARKMNNRAGSILWNLRQFSSLVPRGRTVRLYPLGFCKPKIVHSNWNPRNRSSNFDNGMQSSIRYLFLDALLFKSGGDGFQRKGINTVTGLTVDRLLCRRRLSFNSEHFVVSDDGLKKNHHEASNEASLTKRTKPTPINYGKLTQECNSLSDVLDIFSKAPTFPSSNYFSAMWTIAKRLSEDQKRFEKQLMFNHPAFSQLCEQSMREAKIMRYDNLLFSLHAMVKLGIPQNTLLVQTLLRVVQERINECDEKRLSVLSTVLEAMEPCKNVDVLRAGLRMLVDQQVWKIDHVFTLQTVMKCIGKDAPIGLKRKLEMKALKELDRFSVLNSQHMFVVLAAMSHRSVVLLNECSKIVTGNIHGCPFKILINILQSCRDLQYINIDLFKGIADYVATTFDIWKLKKVLFLLILFENFGFRPVGLMDLFMKKVAEEPGFLNVKSLVSVLNVYSSLNHFHKCWTHEFLEVMASAVTGSLHHISSENLLSAVCSFCLMNHFPLASINQLLQKDIIDELLTSGDVERNVHKLHVLAACLKLDAPCHKDVDLALPQLPSTPLHPPAKVAAVLSSLLGEGCFSKSVRLPHNYYIDFEIRMDANRSQVLPFSDVDVVTSATDIQRVAVLCVPRSAYCLDSTHPRGFLAVKMRHLKVMGFHVILVNSWEMEKLEMKDAVTVLKTKIYSPEALSTADINLQSTC, translated from the exons atgagtttttttttttttataagtagaAGCGATGTGTGTGTCATCTTGACACCTTTAAAGCCATTTAAAAGCGTTTCCGTGGCTAGGAAAATGAATAACAGAGCAGGTTCCATTTTATGGAACCTCAGACAATTCAGTTCTCTAGTTCCAAGAGGCAGAACTGTGAGGCTGTATCCTTTGGGATTTTGCAAACCAAAAATTGTTCATTCAAACTGGAACCCAAGAAACCGCTCAAGTAACTTTGATAATGGAATGCAATCATCTATTAGATATCTCTTTTTGGATGCCTTGCTTTTTAAATCAGGAGGTGATGGCTTTCAAAGAAAGGGCATAAACACTGTAACAGGCCTTACAGTTGACAGACTGCTTTGTCGTAGAAGACTGTCCTTTAACTCAGAACACTTTGTTGTCTCTGATGATGGATTGAAGAAAAACCATCATGAGGCTTCCAATGAAGCCTCTCTCACCAAGAGAACAAAACCAACCCCCATCAACTATGGAAAACTGACTCAGGAGTGTAATTCCCTGAGTGATGTGTTagatatattttcaaaagcaCCTACATTTCCTAGTAGTAACTATTTCTCAGCCATGTGGACAATTGCCAAACGGTTGTCCGAAGACCAGAAACGCTTTGAAAAACAATTGATGTTTAACCACCCTGCATTTAGCCAGCTGTGTGAACAAAGTATGAGAGAAGCCAAGATCATGCGCTACGACAACCTGCTGTTCAGTCTTCATGCTATGGTGAAGCTCGGGATTCCTCAGAACACGCTACTCGTCCAGACTTTGCTGAGGGTGGTCCAG gaACGTATCAATGAGTGTGATGAGAAACGTCTTTCAGTTTTGTCAACTGTCTTAGAGGCAATGGAGCCATGCAAGAATGTGGATGTTCTTCGAGCAGGATTGCG GATGCTGGTTGATCAGCAAGTTTGGAAAATAGACCATGTCTTCACATTACAAACTGTAATGAAATGTATTGGAAAAGATGCACCGATTGGTCTTAAAAGGAAATTGGAG atgaAGGCCTTGAAAGAATTAGACCGATTTTCCGTTTTGAATAGCCAGCACATGTTTGTGGTACTGGCCGCCATGAGTCACCGCTCCGTTGTCCTTCTGAATGAGTGCAGTAAGATAGTCACAG GTAACATCCATGGgtgtccttttaaaatattgatcaaCATACTGCAGTCTTGCAGAGACCTCCAATACATTAATATAGATCTTTTTAAGGGAATAGCAGATTATGTGGCTACAACTTTTGACATCTGGAAGCTGAAAAAA gttctttttctcctcattttatttgaaaactttGGCTTTCGACCTGTTGGCTTGATGGACTTGTTTATGAAGAAGGTAGCAGAGGAACCTGGCTTCCTAAACGTGAAAAGCCTTGTCTCTGTTCTTAATGTGTACTCGTCTCTCAATCACTTCCACAAGTGCTGGACCCACGA GTTCCTAGAAGTTATGGCTAGTGCTGTGACTGGTAGTCTGCACCACATCTCTTCTGAAAACCTGTTGAGTGCTGTGTGTTCGTTTTGCTTGATGAACCATTTTCCCCTGGCCTCTATTAATCAGCTTCTTCAAAAGGACATCATCGATGAGCTGCTGACGTCAG gtGACGTGGAGCGGAATGTCCACAAGCTTCATGTTTTGGCTGCTTGTCTAAAACTTGATGCTCCTTGTCACAAGGACGTAGACTTAGCGCTGCCGCAGCTGCCCTCCACACCATTACATCCACCTGCGAAGGTTGCCGCGGTGCTGAGTAGCCTTCTGGGAGAAGGGTGCTTCTCAAAAAGTGTACGGTTGCCACATAATTATTATATCG attttgaaatcagaatgGATGCTAACAGGAGCCAAGTGCTTCCATTTTCTGATGTGGATGTGGTAACTTCTGCTACAGATATTCAAAG agTAGCTGTACTCTGTGTCCCTAGATCTGCTTACTGTTTGGATTCAACCCACCCCAGAGGATTCCTTGCTGTGAAAATGCGGCATTTGAAAGTAATGGGTTTTCATGTGATCttg GTCAATAGTTGGGAGATGGAAAAACTAGAGATGAAGGATGCAGTCACAGTTTTGAAGACTAAAATCTATTCACCTGAAGCACTTTCTACTGCTGATATAAATTTGCAAAGCACgtgttaa
- the FASTKD2 gene encoding FAST kinase domain-containing protein 2, mitochondrial isoform X2 codes for MREAKIMRYDNLLFSLHAMVKLGIPQNTLLVQTLLRVVQERINECDEKRLSVLSTVLEAMEPCKNVDVLRAGLRMLVDQQVWKIDHVFTLQTVMKCIGKDAPIGLKRKLEMKALKELDRFSVLNSQHMFVVLAAMSHRSVVLLNECSKIVTGNIHGCPFKILINILQSCRDLQYINIDLFKGIADYVATTFDIWKLKKVLFLLILFENFGFRPVGLMDLFMKKVAEEPGFLNVKSLVSVLNVYSSLNHFHKCWTHEFLEVMASAVTGSLHHISSENLLSAVCSFCLMNHFPLASINQLLQKDIIDELLTSGDVERNVHKLHVLAACLKLDAPCHKDVDLALPQLPSTPLHPPAKVAAVLSSLLGEGCFSKSVRLPHNYYIDFEIRMDANRSQVLPFSDVDVVTSATDIQRVAVLCVPRSAYCLDSTHPRGFLAVKMRHLKVMGFHVILVNSWEMEKLEMKDAVTVLKTKIYSPEALSTADINLQSTC; via the exons ATGAGAGAAGCCAAGATCATGCGCTACGACAACCTGCTGTTCAGTCTTCATGCTATGGTGAAGCTCGGGATTCCTCAGAACACGCTACTCGTCCAGACTTTGCTGAGGGTGGTCCAG gaACGTATCAATGAGTGTGATGAGAAACGTCTTTCAGTTTTGTCAACTGTCTTAGAGGCAATGGAGCCATGCAAGAATGTGGATGTTCTTCGAGCAGGATTGCG GATGCTGGTTGATCAGCAAGTTTGGAAAATAGACCATGTCTTCACATTACAAACTGTAATGAAATGTATTGGAAAAGATGCACCGATTGGTCTTAAAAGGAAATTGGAG atgaAGGCCTTGAAAGAATTAGACCGATTTTCCGTTTTGAATAGCCAGCACATGTTTGTGGTACTGGCCGCCATGAGTCACCGCTCCGTTGTCCTTCTGAATGAGTGCAGTAAGATAGTCACAG GTAACATCCATGGgtgtccttttaaaatattgatcaaCATACTGCAGTCTTGCAGAGACCTCCAATACATTAATATAGATCTTTTTAAGGGAATAGCAGATTATGTGGCTACAACTTTTGACATCTGGAAGCTGAAAAAA gttctttttctcctcattttatttgaaaactttGGCTTTCGACCTGTTGGCTTGATGGACTTGTTTATGAAGAAGGTAGCAGAGGAACCTGGCTTCCTAAACGTGAAAAGCCTTGTCTCTGTTCTTAATGTGTACTCGTCTCTCAATCACTTCCACAAGTGCTGGACCCACGA GTTCCTAGAAGTTATGGCTAGTGCTGTGACTGGTAGTCTGCACCACATCTCTTCTGAAAACCTGTTGAGTGCTGTGTGTTCGTTTTGCTTGATGAACCATTTTCCCCTGGCCTCTATTAATCAGCTTCTTCAAAAGGACATCATCGATGAGCTGCTGACGTCAG gtGACGTGGAGCGGAATGTCCACAAGCTTCATGTTTTGGCTGCTTGTCTAAAACTTGATGCTCCTTGTCACAAGGACGTAGACTTAGCGCTGCCGCAGCTGCCCTCCACACCATTACATCCACCTGCGAAGGTTGCCGCGGTGCTGAGTAGCCTTCTGGGAGAAGGGTGCTTCTCAAAAAGTGTACGGTTGCCACATAATTATTATATCG attttgaaatcagaatgGATGCTAACAGGAGCCAAGTGCTTCCATTTTCTGATGTGGATGTGGTAACTTCTGCTACAGATATTCAAAG agTAGCTGTACTCTGTGTCCCTAGATCTGCTTACTGTTTGGATTCAACCCACCCCAGAGGATTCCTTGCTGTGAAAATGCGGCATTTGAAAGTAATGGGTTTTCATGTGATCttg GTCAATAGTTGGGAGATGGAAAAACTAGAGATGAAGGATGCAGTCACAGTTTTGAAGACTAAAATCTATTCACCTGAAGCACTTTCTACTGCTGATATAAATTTGCAAAGCACgtgttaa